CGGAATCCTATAAGGGCCAGGTGGACTGCACCGGACCGCGCTCATCCTACGACGAGAGCAAGCGCTGCACGGAATCGCTGCTGTTCGAAATGCAGCGCACCCAGGGGCTCGACCTCAAGGTCGTCCGTCCCTTCAACATTTACGGTCCTCGCACACGGTCCGATGACGGCCGCGCCGTCTCCAACTTCATCACCCAGGCGCTGGCGGGCCGGCCGATCACCGTATTCGGCGACGGCAAGCAGTCGCGCAGCTGGGGTTATGTCGATGACGTCGTCGACGGTTTCGCGCGCTATTTCTGGATCAATGAAACCGACTACAAGGGACCTCTGAACGTCGGCAATGATCGCGAGATTTCGGTGCTCGAAGTCGCGCAATATGTGTCCAAACTGGTCGGCGGCGTGCCGATCGTCTTCGAGCCGTCACCGCCGCAGGACCCGACCAACAGGCGGCCAGACCTGACCAACGCCAATTACGTCATGCCCGAGTGGTCGTGCAAGATCAGCTACGAACAGGGCGTGGCCATGACGCTTGACTGGTTCAGGGACCAAATGAAGGCGCACGCTGCAGAATAAACGAGCATATGCTGGTGGATTTTGGCTCGGCGCATCGGCATAGGCCCGGTGGGGCACCTGAACCTGGCGGTCGGCTGCAGCAGCGTCGGCCGCTACGATTTACTCCTGTTGTCATAGAGTGCTGAACGCAGTTTCGCCTCCATCCATTGGACGTGCTGTTCGATCATATGCGCGTGGAAACTCGGGTTATTGAGAGTATTCAATGTGAAGTCGGACAAATTCGGAGAGGCGCTGATCGGCTGACCCTGCCATTCGGCAAGCGCCACAGGAAGATATCTATGTATTGCCTGGCGGTTCAGCCACGGACGGAAATGCCGTGCGTCCCACGGTTCGGCGCCGATCCGGTGACCCATGTCGCCGACGTGTACCGTCCCATTCATGATACGAGCAGCGAGGGGTCGGCGTTCCGCCAGCATAGCTTCGGCTGCCTCAAGGCCTTGGTCCAGATTGACCTCGAGCACGTCGATTTCATTAGTGGAAGCTGTCGGATCCGGCGGAAGCCGCCAATCCTCGCCTAACACTTCCGCGGCGCCGCGAAGATAATGATATCCATTGCACTGTCGCTCCACCTTTTCATAGAGCCTGCGAAGGCCAGCCTTTTCCAACATTTGGAGGATGCGGGGGCCAGCCTTGACGAGGGGGTCAAGGACAGAACCGACGCGGGTAGCGATGGCCCTTTGCAGACGCCTCTTCCGCCCTTTCCTTCCGGTAAACCGATGGATCGCGAGCAGCCGCTGTATGTCGGGGTGCTTGCGAGCCATCAAGGCATCGGAGCGTCCCTCTTGATACCTGCGCACCATCTTTCCGGTGAGTGTCGTCGTTTGATGTTCGAGATGATAGCCCAATGCGTCAGGAGCAAAACGAATTGGAACTCCTTTTTTGATCAAGCGCAGACCAAATTCGAAGTCTTCTCGTGCCCGGGCGAATTGAGGATCGAGCCCGCCCATTGCATGAAATAGTTCTGCATTCAGCGAAAGGTTTCCTGTCAGCACATCGGTAAAGGCGAACTGATGTCCAGGGCGGGAGACACGCTCGAAATGCCTCGTCCACCACGCGCGCGCGCTGAGGCGGAAGCGATCCTTTGCAATGTGCGGAAGTGGCGGGTACGGGCCCATCACTACGCCTCCAGGGTGGCGCTGATGTTCAACGAAGTGCGCCCGAACGAAGTTTTCCCCCGGCTCAATGTCGTCATCAAGGAAGATCAATAAACGGCCGCTCGCGACCTGCGACCCCGCATTGCGGGCGAGTGCCGGACCGACGCCCGGCAACGTCAGGGTACGAAGCGGAACGCGGATACGAAGCGACGATAGCATTGTCGACGTGTCGTCCTCACACCCGTCCGCCACAACCAGGATCTCGAATGCTGGGGTCCCCTCTCGCTGAGCGTCGAGCTTGCTTAAAAGCGATCTCAGCATGGCAGCACGATTATGCGTTGGTATGATAACGCTGATTTCAACCACGCTTATGCCCTGCCTCCCCTGCTCGCGCCCTCACCCGCGCCCTCAGATATCGAACCGGGCCGCTCACAGCACCTCTGACCTGCGTTAGTGCGTCGTTGTAAGGCAGGCTGAATTGGTGTGTCGGTCGAGCTTGAAACAATCGCCGAAGAAGCCTGCTATACGAACGAAACATGCGAGGGATCGCACGCGGGTTTCCCTCGAACAGGAGGGCCTTCGTCAAGATCGCGAATGATGCAACCTCGTAGCCATACATCTGCTGCTGCAGTTCCTTGCTTGAGCGACGATGGCGGTGCCAGTTCAGAGCCTCGGGATCGTAGATGATCCGATATCCGGCTTCGAGCACACGCCGGAACATGTCTGTGTCGCCACCAGCCAGACTGAGCGTTCCAGCGTCGAGAGCCTCGTCGAACCACCCCACCGCGTCAACGATCGTTCGGCGCAATGCCATGTTGACACCGGCACCCGCATGCCATCCGGTGAATGGGTCCAGGTTATAGGCATCATAGACCTGACGCCTGAAACCACGGCAAAAACCACCAAAATGCTGAAAGGCGATCTGCGAGTCCGTTTCCAGCTCTGCCGCCATGGTAAGGCCGGTTACGGCCAGCACGAGGGGGTCCTCGAAATTGCGAAGCAAGGTTCTAAGCCATAGCGGGTCGGGAACCGCGTCGTCGTCGATGAAGGCGACAACGTCTGCTTCTGTGTTGCGAAGGGCAGTATTGCGCGCGACGTCAAGACCAGGACGCGGTTCACGCAGATATCTCACAGTGTCGAAGCGCCCGACTAAATCTCGCGTGGCCTCGTTCGATGGGGCATTGTCGACGACTAGAATATCAGCCTTATCCGGCATAGCCAAAAGCCCGGTGAGGCAGCGTTCCAGATCTTCGGTACGATCGCGCGTGCAGATCACTACGGACGCTTTCGGCAGCTGACTTGGAGCAGGCGACGGGTCAGGGAGGGCCAGCCGATGTCTCAGCCAGGCTTCGAAGACCGACGAACTGGCCGCAGACAGAATCCTGTCCTTAATTGGCATCTTGCCGCCATCGGTGTCGAAGGCGATCACAGCCTGGCCGCACGGACGACCGGCGACCCGGATCAGCACAAGCGCACCCTGATAGTCATCGGTCGGTTCAAAATCTGGCGGAAGGTCAAGAATATCGATGTCTCGAACCGCAAGGCGCATCAGGAGTTCCGATCCAAGCTGTGCTGACCCAATGAGCCGTGGTCCGGCGAGGTCGCGGTGGGGCGCGACTGCACCTGTTGCCACTGTGTCGGAGGATTCAGCATACCCTTTCTTGGGCCGGGGCCGGTCACGGCGAGAGGATAGACTTCGGCATGGTAATCGTAAACCTGCTGCCAGTCCGCCGAAAAAAGGCCCACCGTAACGCGATAGTCGCCCGGCGCCAGGTCGACACGATCGAGTGTTGTTTCGATGCGCACCGTGTCCGTGTCTACGACAGGGGCGAATTCGGCCAACTTGCTGTCGGTCTCGAAGCAGCACGTATCGTCCGCCGCGTAGATGCCGATGACGATAACGGCGTTGCGATCTCTGGTGGCGCCAACATAGGTCAGTGAAATCGACAGCCGGTCGCCCGCAACGATGGTACTTGTCGGCGTGCTTTGCTCGTTCAGCAACGCTACGGCTGCGATCTGGAGTTCGCCGTTGCCGAACCGGCTGACCTGCGGCACAAGTTCGACGGGCAGTTTCGTAACGGCGAACGGTTCGTGCTGGACGCTGGCGACCTTCGCCTCGACAGCCGAGGTATAAAGCGGGAGCATTTCGTCGATTGGTCCGTAGCCCACGACGCGACCGCCTCTCAGGAACAGCACGTGATCGCAGATTTCTCTTACCTGCGAAACGTCGTGTGACACGAAGAAGATAGTGGCGCCGCCGTTCAGTATCTCCTTCACTCTTGCAATGCACTTCTGCTGGAAGGCTTGGTCGCCTACGGCGAGGGCCTCATCGATAAGCAAGATGTCCGGGCGCACATGGACTGCCACGGCGAATGCCAGGCGCATGCGCATCCCGGTGCTATAACTGCGAACCGGGTTCTCAACGGCCGCCTCCAGTTCTGCGAAGGTTACAATCTCGTCAAACCGCTCGGCAACCTCGGTACGCCGCATTCCTGCGATAACACCCAGCAGGAAGATGTTCTCGCGCCCCGTCAAATCGTCGGTCAGGCCCGCCCCGATGTCGAGCAAGGCGCCAATTCGCCCCCTCACCTTGATCTGCCCTTCGTCGGGACGACCAACGCCGCCGATCAGACGCAGCAAAGTGGACTTCCCGGCCCCGTTTAGCCCGACCACGCCGACAGCTTGCCCAGGCGCAACCGCAAAGCTGATGTGGCGCAGGCCCCAAAAGCTTTTCGACTTTACCACGGACCGTCCGGACAAAAGGTAACCCTTCAAGGTGGTGGAACGTGCACCCCCTTGCGGACGGTAGCGCTTGCCGACGTCATGGACGGTAATGGCGCCTTGTCTCATAGTTCGTCCACGAGGCGTGCGCTGCCACGCTCGACCAGACAGATGCCGGCAATGAGCATCGGCAAAGAAACCAGCGCAGTCTTCCAATAGATATCAACGGGAGGCCACGCGTGTTCGACGAAAATGGCGCGGTAGCCCTCGAGAATCCAGGCCATCGGGTTCCAGGTGTGA
This Rhizobium acidisoli DNA region includes the following protein-coding sequences:
- a CDS encoding NAD-dependent epimerase/dehydratase family protein; its protein translation is MKSVLISGGAGFIGSHLCDRLLLRTDVEKLVVVDNLWTGLFDNIAHIRDPRFHFVKSDVETLRSSEKFDEIYHLASPASPPWYMKEPKRTIAANLLGAFRLLELLKKGGRFGFTSTSEVYGDPLVSPQPESYKGQVDCTGPRSSYDESKRCTESLLFEMQRTQGLDLKVVRPFNIYGPRTRSDDGRAVSNFITQALAGRPITVFGDGKQSRSWGYVDDVVDGFARYFWINETDYKGPLNVGNDREISVLEVAQYVSKLVGGVPIVFEPSPPQDPTNRRPDLTNANYVMPEWSCKISYEQGVAMTLDWFRDQMKAHAAE
- a CDS encoding glycosyltransferase family 2 protein, with amino-acid sequence MRLAVRDIDILDLPPDFEPTDDYQGALVLIRVAGRPCGQAVIAFDTDGGKMPIKDRILSAASSSVFEAWLRHRLALPDPSPAPSQLPKASVVICTRDRTEDLERCLTGLLAMPDKADILVVDNAPSNEATRDLVGRFDTVRYLREPRPGLDVARNTALRNTEADVVAFIDDDAVPDPLWLRTLLRNFEDPLVLAVTGLTMAAELETDSQIAFQHFGGFCRGFRRQVYDAYNLDPFTGWHAGAGVNMALRRTIVDAVGWFDEALDAGTLSLAGGDTDMFRRVLEAGYRIIYDPEALNWHRHRRSSKELQQQMYGYEVASFAILTKALLFEGNPRAIPRMFRSYSRLLRRLFQARPTHQFSLPYNDALTQVRGAVSGPVRYLRARVRARAGEAGHKRG
- a CDS encoding glycosyltransferase family 2 protein, whose amino-acid sequence is MVEISVIIPTHNRAAMLRSLLSKLDAQREGTPAFEILVVADGCEDDTSTMLSSLRIRVPLRTLTLPGVGPALARNAGSQVASGRLLIFLDDDIEPGENFVRAHFVEHQRHPGGVVMGPYPPLPHIAKDRFRLSARAWWTRHFERVSRPGHQFAFTDVLTGNLSLNAELFHAMGGLDPQFARAREDFEFGLRLIKKGVPIRFAPDALGYHLEHQTTTLTGKMVRRYQEGRSDALMARKHPDIQRLLAIHRFTGRKGRKRRLQRAIATRVGSVLDPLVKAGPRILQMLEKAGLRRLYEKVERQCNGYHYLRGAAEVLGEDWRLPPDPTASTNEIDVLEVNLDQGLEAAEAMLAERRPLAARIMNGTVHVGDMGHRIGAEPWDARHFRPWLNRQAIHRYLPVALAEWQGQPISASPNLSDFTLNTLNNPSFHAHMIEQHVQWMEAKLRSALYDNRSKS
- a CDS encoding ABC transporter ATP-binding protein, which gives rise to MRQGAITVHDVGKRYRPQGGARSTTLKGYLLSGRSVVKSKSFWGLRHISFAVAPGQAVGVVGLNGAGKSTLLRLIGGVGRPDEGQIKVRGRIGALLDIGAGLTDDLTGRENIFLLGVIAGMRRTEVAERFDEIVTFAELEAAVENPVRSYSTGMRMRLAFAVAVHVRPDILLIDEALAVGDQAFQQKCIARVKEILNGGATIFFVSHDVSQVREICDHVLFLRGGRVVGYGPIDEMLPLYTSAVEAKVASVQHEPFAVTKLPVELVPQVSRFGNGELQIAAVALLNEQSTPTSTIVAGDRLSISLTYVGATRDRNAVIVIGIYAADDTCCFETDSKLAEFAPVVDTDTVRIETTLDRVDLAPGDYRVTVGLFSADWQQVYDYHAEVYPLAVTGPGPRKGMLNPPTQWQQVQSRPTATSPDHGSLGQHSLDRNS